The genomic stretch acaattctatggtataaatggaatagcatatgagtggtttaagtcatacctacagaacaggaagcaaagagtTTCCTTATATGGGCcaagtgatttaaataaatttGCCACTTCATCTTACTGGGGTGGAAtttcattaggtgttccacaatgttcaatcatgggtccccttctgttcttgatatatgtaaatgacctcctttcctatctgaaacaggaaactagactgacactgtttgctgatgatacaatcatcattattaatccagtaaaagacgCTCCaattgaaaataatacaaataaggtcTATGGAAATGTCATTAatcggttttctgcaaatgggcttgctctaaacttcgaaaaaacacagtacatcaaattttctgctgcaaaaagtacagttccttcaataaatataacacatcaacagaagtcaggagacagggtagagcatactaagtttttgggtctaCATATAGATGAGatccttaattggaaaattcatattttgaatcTTCTAAAGCAACTagtttcagcaacttttgcaatcagaataattgccaattttgaggatatagaaattagtaagctaacatactttgcatactttcattctctgatctcatacggaataatattttggagtaactcaacatttagacaaaaagtattcactgctcaaaagaaagtggttagaataatgtgtggggttcatagtcacacatcttgtaggcatctttttaaaagattgagaattcttacaacagcctcacagtacatttactctcttatgaaatttgttatcaacaacatggaccagtttaaaaacaacagtgacattcatcattatgataccagaaaaaagaaagacttacactatcctttactcaatctatctttggcacagaaaggggtaaaatatgctgctataaaaaattttgagaaattaccacataaaatgtctgacagacagctgtaatagtttaaaaaataaattgaaatcatatctcattgacaactccttctataccatagatgaattcttgaataggaataaataaatctataaatatagtatatgcatttagTGCCATTTAAGGGattggggtaaataatagaaatattaatcataTAGATATATATGTTTCATATATGCATTGCTTGTGAActtgacatgttccatatcataACAGCTACCACACCGtgcaattgatcaatggaacattcAACCAACTAATTAACAATATGAACATCATCAAACTAGAATTCAGTACCattgtaaaattaaaatgtatAATTATTCCCGTGGGCAACCAACACctttcaatcaatcaatcaatcaatctctttattcatctgttaacaatatacattgtatgtatgtagtcaattacaatatacaatatagtttcttatctttaatttgtttcaaaaacttgggtaataaatacagatattttatatcagtatatataaataatattacttttccatatgcAGATATTATTTAatgctataaaaactatgtgttagtaaaaattgtttaagatctaccttgaatttatgaaattcttttctttattgtagaaggcaatgcactaaaaattattttgggctggtagtttacacttttttggtagagtgctcctttgtgggtgtctctgtgaaaataATCCCcgttgaaaattcctggtgagttttcagaaagcatacacattcataaACATATAAggtaggaagagtcattattttaaattctttaaatatttccgtgcatgacactctgcagggaacccctttcattattctaatagcccttttctGAAGTTTGCAAGCTTGTTTTGccatacctgtatttccccagaagatcacaccatatctaagcgAACTGTTCATGGaagcataataggcacacaacAATGATTCAATGTTGCAGCATTCCCaaagcattcttagcacatagcagcatttacttaattttttactcaaaactttTTCCATCTCAAATGCTCATATACCCATATACTGAGGAATTTTGTGTctggagcttgtgcaataacatagtttcctaactcagcttttactcttcttctagctttacttttaatattactgaaattcatcaataccgttttatacttatttatgatcaaagcattatcactaaaccattttcctgtctcatttattgtcctagagacactcTGCTGTCAGTCATCCTCAGTGTACCCTTTTATaaaaatgctagtgtcatcagcgaacatcaccatttctgcaactgtcagatggtttggcaaaTCGTTTAAGTACACCAACAACAACAGAGGGCCTAACACAGAACCCTGTGACACTCcatagctagttttttttttttttttttaatctgaaagaTTCTCTTGCCTTCATGACACatttgtactttctgttgtctatcagagaaataagacttgaaccatttgaaggcaagtcCACGGACCCCATAACATTCTAGATTTATAAGCAATAAGTCATGTCTGATTAAATCAAATGCTTTATATAAATCTAAGAATATGCCACAGCTTAATTCGTTCTTGTCCAAGGCATTTAGAACCATTTTCATGAATTGGAAGACTGCCAtttctgtggatctgttctttctaaactcattttgagcattagtcagtattttatttttattcaggaagtcaACTAGCCCTTCGTACATTACTCTTTCAGTTACTTTAGAGAACCCTGACAATGATGAGACTTGcctataattatttatgtcagctgtactatcctttttgtgaagtggctttatggagagttttagttttgatgggaacacccctgtcctgaaagaagtattaataatgCCATGTAGGTGAGTATCTATACTGGTAGAACTGTGTTTGATTACCTTGTCTGGAATTCCGTCaataccacaagacattttattttttagtttattaatagcatttgtaacttcacattctgttacTGGGTACAGAAACATCGTCTTTTCACAAGTTGgtacttttatgtttttgttgtttgaattGCACAGACTTTTAATTGGGTTCGGTGCTATGTTCACATaatattcattgaatatattggctacctgttgagcatcttctatcactttaccctcacttttaattttgaaattatgagtGGGTCTTGGTTTTACATTTTCCTATGGTATTGGTTATAACCTTCCAAATCgattttgatttattgcttccATTATTCTTGTATGAATCATTGCTTAGCCTTTTTGCTGCCTGTAAAACTTTCCTATGGACCCTTGTATATTTCGTATGGTatggttttattgttgtatttattttggCATACTTGCTTAGGTTTCTAAGGGTggttgctgtttttttaatcccttgtgttacccatgtgtttgtcttctcactgattttaattctttttaatAGGAATGCTATATCATAGCAGAAAACTGTCATACTTTTTGTCTGCATCATCAGTTTGTTCTATGCCTCACTGCACCCTTTTTAGCATAATATTAAATACCTTTATGTTGTCTGCATTAataagtcttctttgtacatatttttcagtgactgtgtatttcttattgttctcattccTTATCATCTTTTTAAAGCTATATGGTCAGAAAAGCCTGTGTCTGTTACTTCAACACTGTACTCACAGCTTTGTTTGTTGGTAAATATCTGATCAAGTGTTGTTTCAGACCCATCCCCATATCTGGTAATTTCCTACACTGTAGGTTGCATGTTGTATGTGTTAAACGGATTTAATAATTGtaccttgtttttatttttttgttaaatttaatGTTAAAGTCACCAAGAACTATTGTGCATTTTTAGATAGCTTCATTTGTGTTGTATTAGTGAGTTATTTGAGAACACCTAAACAGGTGTCGTATAGAATATTAAACTAATCTGGACATTTCATATTCAATATGTCatactttcttcccgagaaaccttgacctTCGCATCGCGTGCGTTGATGGCGTGtatgaatgccgccatttgaaatgaaattgtggaatgttttgacgttcCGTTGCGTGCCACCAAACGTAAACCGAATTTTACTTTGGAAATGTGACAAAGCGTAGTTGGTATGACCGTTCCCTCAGTTGTTTGTGACACTGTCggctagtggtgggcaggaaatcgcgtatctgttagaaatcacagtgactgagaagtcacagatatcacagtagcaacttcacagaatctaactgcgatttcagtcacagttagcagtcgcaaatagtatttcacattcaaagacgtgagccatctattggtcgaatttagcactgctttctgcgatttcagtgacaagtcgcaactaagagtcgcaagtagcaactaaaaagcgcggttaacagtggcatctgttggccgaagttcgtactacgtccatctctgcggtacgctatggagtctaactgcgatttccgtgacaagtcgcaacttagagtcgcaagtagcaactaaaaagcgcggttaacagtggcatctgttggccgaagttcgtactacgtccatctctgcggtacgctatggagtctaactgcgatttccgtgacaagtcgcaactaagagtcgcaagtagcaactaaaaagcgcggttaacagtgccatctgtgggccaaagttcgtactacgtctatctctgcgatacggtatcgagtctaactgcgatttccgtgacaagtcgcaactaagagtcgcaagtagcaaataaaaagcgcagttaacattctttgtCGAGTGCCATCTGTTGATCGACTTTCGTACTTCGTTATAAGGACATGAGATGAGATCGATGTATGGTCGAAGAATTGAACCACGGCCTATGTTATAGGCGGCTGATTCGATCCCATTAGTTACGTCTACGTTACTGGGATTTTCCCAACTAGTTGAAAATTCCCAGAGTGGGGACAGTATTTCCTGATTTTCTTCCATTTCGTCTCTGGTCGTTCAAGGGTTTACTTCTTGTTTCTGCCAAGATGAAGCGATCACGGAGGAGCGAATTGTGGAATCATTTCACTGTTCTGGATGAAGAGTTTGCGAAATGTGGTTTATGCGGCAAAAAGTTGTCGTACAAAACCAGCACGACGAACTTGAAGAAACATATCGAAAGGTCGCATGTAATGGTGAACTTTGCGACAAATTCTTCAAGATCCGTCGACCCTGTGTTGCCAGAGCCAGGTACGTTGCAACAACTGATTGATTTATGGGATGATTAATTGTTTTTTGTCTGCACTCTTTTTAAAACAGCGCTGTTAATACCAAGAAAACAACATGCTAGGCTGTGTGATATTTTAAGTAGATCATTTAGAAAATTTACTCTTGGGGCTAGGATTGTACTTTCAATTTTCTACCTATGGTATATGCGTTTGTAAATGTAATAATCCCCATCGAGCTTAACTGAAATTTGAACGAGATATTCTCGCCGTCCGTGGCACTTGAAATGTGCGCCATTGTGTTGTGCTGTTGGCAATGCCAATAAGAATTCGACATAAAAGCCCGACGCAGCCGTTACCAACATGCGCGCACAACATTTACACAGGGAAACACTTATAATTTCATCCAACACGACCATTTCCTGTGGAAATTGCGCAGTTGCTCCTAGAATAGTTAAATGACATTAACTGTCCGAATTATAGTGAAGATTTCAGCTTCTTTAAGTATTTCGTGTTGAAAATATATAGCGTAGTGTAACAGGCTGCAAAGCAACCCGCGAGCCCGCTCTATTTAAACTAGAACGTGGATGTTCACTTCCCTGAAATTTAtgttctacttcagacattaattagAAATaagtttccacttttttttgttgcTGTATAGTGTAACTCAAGGctgcgatttgattttgattgtacCAAATTAACATCGAGTGAAGTGCGATGTAATTTAAAATCtgaatggtgtattgtatttacGTGGCTCTTAATTACTGTTGTATAAGATTTCAAACTTGAAGTGGCGCGAGGAAAGGTTTACATTGCACGTATAATTAATAGAACAGAACAGAATCTttatttgcctatcagtatgttaTCCATACAATTGGCGTCGTCAATAATTGAATACATAAAAGCAAAATATAATTATGCAAGTATTTATGTGCAGGACAAATATACATATGctaaaataatggtaataataaaatAATCATAATTACAGTGGTACTGCACAGTGTTAACATAACAGCAGTAGTAATAGTTAATTACATTTATCACATAATATACAAAAGTATCTGCATAATTATGTGTTATCTTATTTACCCTGTAGAAAAAAAGTGTGAATGCTTATACATTACTGTCGCACACCTATAGTCATACTTCATTATGTAGTTACCACCTGGTTACTGCTAGTGCATATTTCCTGTCTATCACTGTTTAGAAACTCATCAGTTGAGAAGTATAGCATACATTCGAACCACAATTCTATGGGATGCTTCAAACTATTCATTAATAGATTGCTTTCTGTTCTTATGATTTAATGTCAGTCTTGAGTATGAACATCTAGATTACTGTTATTTTGGATGTTATGAGCATGGAGTTGTGATCTTAAATTAAAATTCTTAATGTAAGTACACATACGGGGCAGAGTCATTATCTTGAATTCTTTAAAGCGTTTTTTTGCAGCTTTGTCTTGGTGGTGGATGCAATATACATCTGCTCTCTTCTACCACTTCAAGATGATACTTGAATTcactgagttaccccaaaacaGTATTCCATACTGCAATCgtgaatggaagaaagaaaaatatgcagaaattaataaatgtttaCTAATAATGCATCTCATGTTGTGTAGTAGGAAGAGAGTACTAGCAAGTTTGCCACACAGATGATTTATATGCTTATCTCATGCGAGTTTTTGATGTAAATGCAATTCCAGTAATTTAACACATTTTGTGTCTTGTTTAAATGTCTTTAGGGTGAAGTAAACtaccttcatttttattttatgtattgttaaTTGATTGGCCCTGCACCAGTCACTGCTCATTTCACTTACAACTTTGTAGTATTCTAAAATATATTTCTGATTTTCTCCATCAGTGAAgagtgtcatgtcatcagcatacagtactTGGAAAGTAAATTGTACTCTAAATGTATATCCTGCCTCTGTTGCTGACACAATCTGTATGCTGATGTTCAGCTTATTGTTTTATAGGTGAAGCCTCTCTTGCAGTGGAGTTGCCAGAAGAAGGCACCACAGCCAGCAGCACACAGGGGGAAGCAGTTCCCTCCACATCACAGCATCAGACAGCCATCACAGAATACGTTCCCAAAAAGATGGGACTGATTCAAAAGAAGAAGGTGGATAGCAAATTAATGGGTCTGTTCACAAAAGACTATCAACCTTTCTCTATTGTAAATGACTCAGGATTTCGTAGTTTTGTACATGCACTGAATCCTGCTTATGAAATACCGAGTAGAAGGACTGTAACAAATGTAATGTTGCCAGCAGCATATGCAGAAGCAAATGAGAAAGTACAACAAAAGCTGCAAGGCATAAAGACAATCTGTCTAACAACAGATTGCTGGACATCAGCTTCTAATGAAAGTTACATGGCTGTAACTGGACATTTCATAAATGAGCAATTCAGATTACAGTCTGTACTGCTGGAATGCAGTCATTTCAGTGGTGCCCATACCAGCTCAAATTTGTCCACAGCTTTGATTAAAATTACGGACAAATTTAGTCTTGGTGGCAAAATTTTAATGGTAGTCACGGACAATGCACCAAATATAAAAAATGCTATTTCCACCATTCTCAAGTGGAAACATTTTGGTTGTTATGCTCACACTCTTAATTTAGTTGTGCAGGATGCACTTAAAAATGTTCAGGAAGTTCACCAGAAAGTCAAGACAATTGTAGGTTTTTTTAAAAGGAGCAGCAGTGCAACAGAGCGGCTCTTAACATGCCAACAGAACAGTGGCAAAGTAAACATCAAGAAATTGATCCAGGACTTGCCCACAAGGTGGAATTCAACCCTGTTCATGTTGGAACGTATTGTCGAATTGTCAGAGGCAGTGAAAATTACAGTTGCCCTTTGTAACAGGCCCACAGATCTTCCGTCACTGTCAAATGATGAGTGGGAAATCTGCTCCGAACTCTGTTCAATTTTGAAACCGTTTGAGCAGGTTTCGAGGCAGCTCAGTGCAGAGGATTACCCAACTGGCAGCTTGGTAAgttaataatttactttatttggcTCATGTAAGTTCAATGTCATTTTATTGTATACTTTCCTTATATGTTGTGTAGTTGTTAGCATATTTGTCTCAATTTTCAGGTTATAGTCCTGACACGTGGACTTCTGGCAGTATGTGATGAAATAGCCAAAATGCAGTTACATGAAGTTTCAAGGAAAGTTGTTTTGGCACTAAAAGAAGGGCTTACAAACCGGTTTTCGAATCTTGAGCAGAGCAAGTCCATTGCCCTTGCTACTCTGCTGGATCCACGTTTCAAACTGCTGGCATTTCAGAACCAGGCAGCAGCAGACAACACGAAGAAACAATTAATTAATATTGTTGCCCAGAAACTGGAAAAATGTAGGCCAGTAGGTATTCAGCCTTCACAATCTGTTGAGCCAAACAATTTGGCAACTGAATCCTTCTCTGTGTGGGGC from Schistocerca serialis cubense isolate TAMUIC-IGC-003099 chromosome 10, iqSchSeri2.2, whole genome shotgun sequence encodes the following:
- the LOC126424987 gene encoding E3 SUMO-protein ligase ZBED1-like, whose protein sequence is MVNFATNSSRSVDPVLPEPGEASLAVELPEEGTTASSTQGEAVPSTSQHQTAITEYVPKKMGLIQKKKVDSKLMGLFTKDYQPFSIVNDSGFRSFVHALNPAYEIPSRRTVTNVMLPAAYAEANEKVQQKLQGIKTICLTTDCWTSASNESYMAVTGHFINEQFRLQSVLLECSHFSGAHTSSNLSTALIKITDKFSLGGKILMVVTDNAPNIKNAISTILKWKHFGCYAHTLNLVVQDALKNVQEVHQKVKTIVGFFKRSSSATERLLTCQQNSGKVNIKKLIQDLPTRWNSTLFMLERIVELSEAVKITVALCNRPTDLPSLSNDEWEICSELCSILKPFEQVSRQLSAEDYPTGSLVIVLTRGLLAVCDEIAKMQLHEVSRKVVLALKEGLTNRFSNLEQSKSIALATLLDPRFKLLAFQNQAAADNTKKQLINIVAQKLEKCRPVGIQPSQSVEPNNLATESFSVWGIFDKLVKHAQPQGTVQSCAIVEVQRYIDSSVISRNEDPLAWWRQNQYIYPTIAKVVKERFNVVATSVPCERVFSKTGHLINDRRTRLKPSNIEKLIFLNANGTCD